One window of the Nocardia terpenica genome contains the following:
- a CDS encoding FAD-binding oxidoreductase, whose amino-acid sequence MQLDTQEWSSTVVGHHRLRHDLAVIRLIGEFVPFAAGQSLEVQVPQHPGLRRRLSPALPPSLDGKLEFHVRTVPGGWCSGSIVADTRQGDEWLVGAPAGWMSVDENAADVVMIAGGTGLAPMCALLHDLSRRPVPPRTHLFIGGRSPRDLYASDMLYLLAEKFPWLTVIPVVESPEDPNWVDEWYERSRVDIGFDVNEMLEGTLADVVGDMGPLLNHQVLVCGSPGMTRATVDRLIQTGTPAEAIRYEGV is encoded by the coding sequence TGCGCCACGACCTGGCGGTGATCCGGCTGATCGGGGAGTTCGTGCCGTTCGCCGCGGGACAGTCGCTGGAAGTGCAGGTGCCGCAGCATCCGGGATTGCGCCGGCGGCTGTCGCCCGCGCTGCCGCCCTCGCTGGACGGCAAGCTGGAGTTCCACGTGCGGACCGTGCCGGGCGGCTGGTGCAGCGGCTCGATCGTCGCCGACACCCGCCAGGGCGACGAGTGGCTGGTGGGCGCGCCCGCGGGCTGGATGAGCGTCGACGAGAACGCCGCCGATGTCGTGATGATCGCGGGCGGAACGGGTTTGGCGCCCATGTGCGCGCTGCTGCACGACCTGTCGCGCCGCCCGGTGCCGCCGCGCACCCACCTGTTCATCGGCGGCCGCTCCCCGCGCGACCTCTACGCCTCCGACATGCTGTACCTGCTGGCCGAGAAGTTCCCGTGGCTCACCGTGATCCCGGTGGTGGAGAGCCCGGAGGACCCGAACTGGGTCGACGAGTGGTACGAGCGCTCCCGCGTCGACATCGGCTTCGACGTGAACGAGATGCTGGAGGGCACCCTCGCCGACGTGGTCGGCGACATGGGCCCACTGCTGAACCATCAGGTCCTGGTGTGCGGCTCGCCGGGCATGACACGAGCCACGGTGGACCGATTGATCCAGACCGGGACCCCGGCCGAAGCCATTCGGTACGAGGGGGTTTGA